Proteins from one Mycteria americana isolate JAX WOST 10 ecotype Jacksonville Zoo and Gardens chromosome 1, USCA_MyAme_1.0, whole genome shotgun sequence genomic window:
- the LOC142404530 gene encoding uncharacterized protein LOC142404530, which yields MANEEEHPSALSDNQVFVLTCIYLPASLLSLLGSGSVLAVASRQRRCCHIQLRPLFLLALADFLAAAVLLSTATIQLLPAPLFIPAYAACPYGLMLATTFYAVSFLMVVVYAYEAYRTVHGWRARHVAALQERSGCLESAWQGLPYVLAWLVPALTLLGQLIARGTSLTDVAPRPIEPVVPWRGNRSHETYSLYCSSCLLLIHRAQDICYKYVGRKDVGLEGKIIFFLYLLLVLSCCTLLYRRVKLWCRRNAGAPLLTLEKDGFAGRSVRSVSKVSHYFQLVFLLCWMPGPRGWAAPITAVESDQRLV from the exons ATGGCGAACGAGGAGGAACACCCGTCGGCTCTCTCGGATAACCAG GTCTTCGTGCTGACGTGCATCTACCTGCCGGCCTCGCTGCTGAG CCTCCTGGGCAGTGGATCGGTCCTCGCTGTCGCCTCCCGGCAGAGGCGATGCTGCCACATCCAG CTTCGCCCCCTTTTCCTCCTCGCCCTGGCAGATTTCCTGGCCGCCgctgtgctgctgagcacagccaccatccagctgctgccagccccgctcttCATCCCAGCGTACGCTGCCTGCCCCTACGGACTGATGCTGGCCACG acCTTCTACGCGGTCTCGTTCCTGATGGTTGTTGTCTACGCGTACGAAGCCTACCGCACCGTCCACGGCTGGAGAGCCCGGCACGTGGCAGCTCTGCAG GAGAGGAGCGGGTGCCTGGAGAGCGCGTGGCAGGGGCTGCCCTACGTCCTGGCCTG GCTGGTGCCGGCGCTTACGCTCCTGGGACAGCTGATCGCCCGCGGCACCTCCCTCACCGACGTCGCACCCAGACCCATCGAGCCCGTCGTGCCGTGGCGAGGAAACCGCTCCCACGAGACCTACAGCCTTTACTGCTCCAG ctgcctgctcctcATCCACCGTGCCCAGGATATCTGCTACAAG TACGTAGGTAGGAAGGACGTGGGCCTGGAGGGGAAAATCATCTTCTTCTTGTACCTGCTgctggtgctcagctgctgcacG CTCCTGTACCGCAGGGTGAAGCTCTGGTGCCGGAGGAATGCCGGGGCGCCCTTGCTGACCCTGGAGAAGGACGGCTTTGCGGGCAGGAGCGTCCGCAGCGTCAGCAAAGTCTCTCACTACTTCCAGCTggttttcctgctctgctggaTGCCAG GACCCCGTGGCTGGGCAGCCCCGATCACCGCTGTTGAGTCCGACCAGCGGCTGGTTTAG